From Rissa tridactyla isolate bRisTri1 chromosome 7, bRisTri1.patW.cur.20221130, whole genome shotgun sequence, a single genomic window includes:
- the RETREG2 gene encoding reticulophagy regulator 2 isoform X1, translating to MASGRAEEAAAAAAAEEEEEEAAAAAAARLAAALRQRLRGWEAALAAAQRLLVWERPLHSLVTAAALGGALWLFSSTSLRPLFLLSMSLLGILLLERWKPRFLFDFSAQPSEEPGGESEGVTSGAQPHLLSVPELCHCLAESWVTFRLYLQELLQYKRQNPAKFCMSVCSGCLILAVVGHYVPGIMISYIILLSILLWPLVVYHELIQRMYTRLEPVLMKLDYSMKAETLHHKHEKKKRQGKSEPAAGDEPTAETESESEAELSGFSPVVDVKKTALALSITDSELSDEEASILESGGFSVSRATTPQLTDVSEDLDQQSLHSEPEESFSKDLAEFPSVEEYHSRDLGPQGDEDAFGVPLGPELAHAARELDSAEKEAVDSDLSILRLASPLHFVNTHFNGSGQAAGGDAEPKTVPAPGLGICINTLSEEIVTTAITTAVQNTLSALLRSSEASEGPSLSEFLPTEPEEKLSFQAQLSETEVVETETAASPEDEEEADDFELLDQGELEQMDVELGLGEEQEAQESPAALAPPSPTLAELPKQGDEEEAVMTAASMS from the exons ATGGCGAGCGGCCGggccgaggaggcggcggcggcggcagcggccgaagaggaggaggaggaggcggcagcggcggcggcggcgcggctggCGGCGGCCCTGCGGCagcggctgcggggctgggaggcggcgctggcggcggctcAGCGGCTGCTGGTGTGGGAGAGGCCGCTGCACAGCCTGGTCACCGCTGCCGCGCTCGGCGGGGCCCTCTG GTTGTTTTCCTCCACCTCCCTGAGACCCCTCTTTCTCCTCAGCATGTCCCTTCTTGGCATCCTCTTGCTGGAGAGGTGGAAGCCCAGGTTCCTGTTTGATTTCTCAG CACAACCATCGGAGGAGCCGGGAGGGGAGAG TGAGGGGGTGACTTCAGGGGCACAACCTCACCTGCTCAGTGTCCCTGAGCTGTGTCACTGTCTGGCAGAGAGCTGGGTCACCTTCAGGCTGTACCTGCAGGAACTGCTACAGTACAAGAGGCAAAATCCTGCCAAG ttcTGCATGAGTGTCTGTTCAGGCTGCCTGATTCTGGCTGTAGTTGGACACTATGTTCCAGGCATAATGATCTCCTACATCATTT TGCTCAGCATTCTGCTTTGGCCTCTGGTGGTCTACCACGAGCTGATCCAGAGGATGTACACGCGTTTGGAGCCTGTTCTGATGAAACTGGACTACAGCATGAAGGCAGAGACGCTGCACCACAAGCATGAGAAGAAGA AGCGACAAGGGAAGAGTGAGCCTGCAGCAGGTGATGAGCCAACAGCAGAGACGGAGAGTGAGAGTGAAGCAGAGCTGTCGGGCTTCTCCCCAGTG GTGGATGTGAAGAAGACTGCCCTGGCGCTGTCAATCACAGATTCTGAGCTTTCTGATGAGGAGGCTTCCATCCTGGAGAGTGGGGGCTTTTCTGTCTCGAGGGCTACCACCCCACAGCTGACGGACGTTTCTGAAG ACCTGGATCAGCAGAGCCTGCACAGCGAGCCAGAGGAGTCATTTTCCAAGGACCTGGCAGAGTTTCCCTCCGTGGAAGAATATCATTCCAGAGACCTGGGACCACAGGGCGATGAAGACGCGTTTGGTGTGCCTCTGGGTCCTGAGCTTGCCCACGCTGCCCGTGAGCTGGACTCAGCAGAGAAGGAGGCCGTGGACTCTGACCTCTCCATCCTTCGCCTAGCGTCTCCTCTCCATTTTGTAAATACGCATTTCAATGGCAGCGGGCAAGCGGCAGGAGGCGACGCAGAGCCAAAGActgtccctgccccgggcttgGGCATCTGCATCAACACACTGAGCGAGGAGATCGTCACCACTGCCATTACCACGGCGGTGCAGAACaccctctctgccctgctgcggTCCTCAGAGGCCAGCGAGGGGCCCTCCCTCTCCGAGTTCCTCCCCACCGAGCCCGAAGAGAAACTGAGCTTCCAAGCACAGTTGTCAGAGACCGAAGTGGTGGAGACGGAGACGGCAGCTTCACCAGAGGACGAGGAGGAAGCAGATGACTTTGAGCTACTGGATCAGGGGGAGCTGGAGCAAATGGATGTAGAGCTGGGGCtcggggaggagcaggaggcgcAAGAgtctcctgctgctctggctcccccctctcccacaCTTGCTGAGCTGCCAAAGCAAGGAGATGAGGAGGAGGCAGTGATGACAGCAGCATCTATGTCTTAG
- the RETREG2 gene encoding reticulophagy regulator 2 isoform X2: protein MSLLGILLLERWKPRFLFDFSAQPSEEPGGESEGVTSGAQPHLLSVPELCHCLAESWVTFRLYLQELLQYKRQNPAKFCMSVCSGCLILAVVGHYVPGIMISYIILLSILLWPLVVYHELIQRMYTRLEPVLMKLDYSMKAETLHHKHEKKKRQGKSEPAAGDEPTAETESESEAELSGFSPVVDVKKTALALSITDSELSDEEASILESGGFSVSRATTPQLTDVSEDLDQQSLHSEPEESFSKDLAEFPSVEEYHSRDLGPQGDEDAFGVPLGPELAHAARELDSAEKEAVDSDLSILRLASPLHFVNTHFNGSGQAAGGDAEPKTVPAPGLGICINTLSEEIVTTAITTAVQNTLSALLRSSEASEGPSLSEFLPTEPEEKLSFQAQLSETEVVETETAASPEDEEEADDFELLDQGELEQMDVELGLGEEQEAQESPAALAPPSPTLAELPKQGDEEEAVMTAASMS from the exons ATGTCCCTTCTTGGCATCCTCTTGCTGGAGAGGTGGAAGCCCAGGTTCCTGTTTGATTTCTCAG CACAACCATCGGAGGAGCCGGGAGGGGAGAG TGAGGGGGTGACTTCAGGGGCACAACCTCACCTGCTCAGTGTCCCTGAGCTGTGTCACTGTCTGGCAGAGAGCTGGGTCACCTTCAGGCTGTACCTGCAGGAACTGCTACAGTACAAGAGGCAAAATCCTGCCAAG ttcTGCATGAGTGTCTGTTCAGGCTGCCTGATTCTGGCTGTAGTTGGACACTATGTTCCAGGCATAATGATCTCCTACATCATTT TGCTCAGCATTCTGCTTTGGCCTCTGGTGGTCTACCACGAGCTGATCCAGAGGATGTACACGCGTTTGGAGCCTGTTCTGATGAAACTGGACTACAGCATGAAGGCAGAGACGCTGCACCACAAGCATGAGAAGAAGA AGCGACAAGGGAAGAGTGAGCCTGCAGCAGGTGATGAGCCAACAGCAGAGACGGAGAGTGAGAGTGAAGCAGAGCTGTCGGGCTTCTCCCCAGTG GTGGATGTGAAGAAGACTGCCCTGGCGCTGTCAATCACAGATTCTGAGCTTTCTGATGAGGAGGCTTCCATCCTGGAGAGTGGGGGCTTTTCTGTCTCGAGGGCTACCACCCCACAGCTGACGGACGTTTCTGAAG ACCTGGATCAGCAGAGCCTGCACAGCGAGCCAGAGGAGTCATTTTCCAAGGACCTGGCAGAGTTTCCCTCCGTGGAAGAATATCATTCCAGAGACCTGGGACCACAGGGCGATGAAGACGCGTTTGGTGTGCCTCTGGGTCCTGAGCTTGCCCACGCTGCCCGTGAGCTGGACTCAGCAGAGAAGGAGGCCGTGGACTCTGACCTCTCCATCCTTCGCCTAGCGTCTCCTCTCCATTTTGTAAATACGCATTTCAATGGCAGCGGGCAAGCGGCAGGAGGCGACGCAGAGCCAAAGActgtccctgccccgggcttgGGCATCTGCATCAACACACTGAGCGAGGAGATCGTCACCACTGCCATTACCACGGCGGTGCAGAACaccctctctgccctgctgcggTCCTCAGAGGCCAGCGAGGGGCCCTCCCTCTCCGAGTTCCTCCCCACCGAGCCCGAAGAGAAACTGAGCTTCCAAGCACAGTTGTCAGAGACCGAAGTGGTGGAGACGGAGACGGCAGCTTCACCAGAGGACGAGGAGGAAGCAGATGACTTTGAGCTACTGGATCAGGGGGAGCTGGAGCAAATGGATGTAGAGCTGGGGCtcggggaggagcaggaggcgcAAGAgtctcctgctgctctggctcccccctctcccacaCTTGCTGAGCTGCCAAAGCAAGGAGATGAGGAGGAGGCAGTGATGACAGCAGCATCTATGTCTTAG